A genomic region of Gossypium hirsutum isolate 1008001.06 chromosome D01, Gossypium_hirsutum_v2.1, whole genome shotgun sequence contains the following coding sequences:
- the LOC107921555 gene encoding transcription factor JUNGBRUNNEN 1-like, translating into MEVLEKMISEDEDVLLPGFRFYPTEEELVGFYLRRKVEKKLFYKLSSGTEKEWYFFCKRERKYRNNIRPNRVTGSGFWKATGIDKPIYSRSETVESAKDAKMKVRSGWRFGSLAPSVDVGRERVGWRSISARGG; encoded by the exons ATGGAGGTGCTGGAGAAGATGATCTCTGAAGATGAAGATGTTTTGCTCCCTGGTTTTCGATTCTATCCTACTGAGGAAGAACTTGTGGGGTTTTATCTTAGAAGGAAAGTGGAGAAGAAACTCTTTTA CAAGCTGAGCAGTGGTACAGAGAAGGAATGGTACTTCTTttgtaaaagagaaagaaaatacagGAACAACATAAGGCCAAACAGGGTAACAGGGTCGGGATTCTGGAAAGCTACTGGGATCGACAAGCCTATATATTCG AGATCTGAGACCGTGGAGTCGGCGAAAGATGCAAAGATGAAAGTCAGGAGCGGTTGGAGGTTTGGTTCGCTGGCACCTTctgttgatgttgggagggagagggtgggGTGGAGATCGATTTCGGCaaggggagggtaa
- the LOC107921077 gene encoding F-box protein SKIP23: MADWSQLPQELLVLIAERLEARFDVVRFRSVCCSWRSSVPPKLYPFRPTYLRTQGRIEESLSHITRYTFYLLRSSRGDETEAPACWLVKIGEGSRGFKMQLLNPFSDSKLESLPRNFPKVLDLTNFQVIELGQQYIGLYDVYIDHPLEPLCYDYRKKVVLQQSSTNCDDFIIFASFRYPAFLRSGEKEWTVLEIMYDIEDIISFNEKFYAIDLNGKTRVIDQSLNVSFLPHVGSPGSRKFLVKSHDNLLAVEMLSNPDKGVGFRVFRMSEEDHKWDEMESLRDRILFLDFYGAVSAPASELYWSKGNLIFYPGGLFGSPHDPDPGFRLVFVFDLETGTACPLENCPAYCNLFWPPPQWVTSSESVISLTEVISNSTHSISSATPENECMNPESDFTISLTEVISNSTHSISSATPENECMYPESGFALSPTPITPKRVTYLAGKEVGSEQPSPSSKCSFKFCCF, translated from the coding sequence ATGGCAGATTGGTCTCAACTCCCACAAGAGCTTCTAGTTCTAATAGCCGAACGCCTTGAAGCCCGATTTGATGTTGTCAGATTCCGATCTGTCTGCTGTTCATGGCGTTCctctgttccaccaaaactttaCCCTTTTCGACCCACGTATCTCCGAACCCAAGGTAGAATTGAGGAGTCTCTGAGCCATATCACCAGATATACCTTTTACCTTTTAAGATCGTCTCGCGGCGACGAAACAGAAGCCCCTGCTTGCTGGTTGGTCAAAATCGGAGAAGGAAGCCGCGGTTTCAAAATGCAATTGTTGAATCCTTTTTCAGATTCTAAGCTGGAATCTCTTCCAAGAAACTTCCCAAAGGTATTGGATTTAACCAACTTTCAAGTCATTGAATTGGGTCAGCAATATATTGGTCTGTATGATGTGTATATTGATCATCCTTTAGAGCCCCTATGCTACGACTACAGAAAAAAAGTAGTTCTGCAGCAGTCAAGTACCAATTGTgatgattttataatatttgcGTCTTTCCGATACCCGGCTTTTCTGAGGTCGGGAGAAAAGGAATGGACTGTGCTTGAAATTATGTATGACATTGAggatattatttcatttaatgagAAATTCTATGCCATTGACCTAAATGGCAAAACTAGAGTCATTGACCAATCTTTAAACGTTAGTTTCCTGCCACATGTAGGCTCTCCTGGTAGCAGAAAGTTCTTGGTTAAGTCCCATGATAATTTGTTGGCTGTTGAAATGCTTTCGAATCCAGATAAGGGTGTTGGTTTTAGAGTGTTTAGGATGAGTGAAGAAGATCACAAGTGGGATGAGATGGAAAGTTTAAGGGATCGGATTTTATTTCTGGATTTTTATGGAGCAGTTTCAGCACCAGCTTCTGAATTATATTGGAGTAAAGGAAACCTCATCTTCTATCCCGGAGGTCTCTTCGGCTCTCCACATGATCCTGACCCTGGATTTAGACTTGTCTTTGTGTTTGATTTAGAAACTGGTACTGCCTGCCCTTTAGAGAATTGCCCTGCCTACTGTAACTTGTTCTGGCCACCTCCACAATGGGTAACTTCTTCAGAATCAGTAATTTCTTTGACAGAAGTTATAAGCAACTCGACTCATTCAATAAGTTCTGCTACACCAGAAAATGAATGCATGAATCCTGAATCTGATTTCACGATTTCTTTGACTGAAGTTATAAGCAACTCGACTCATTCGATAAGTTCTGCTACACCAGAAAATGAATGCATGTATCCTGAATCCGGTTTCGCTCTCTCTCCAACACCAATTACCCCAAAAAGAGTAACTTATCTGGCAGGAAAAGAAGTCGGCAGCGAGCAACCCTCTCCAAGCTCAAAGTGCAGCTTCAAATTCTGCTGTTTCTAA